A DNA window from Mycobacterium sp. IDR2000157661 contains the following coding sequences:
- a CDS encoding TerC family protein — MNVSQLEWIITLSVTIAILLFDVVIIGRRPHEPSRRETGTALAIYIGLAVAFGVWIWFFHGSQYGVEFFAGWLTEYSLSVDNLFVFLIIMASFNVPRKYQQQALLVGIILALIFRGIFIALGAVAINQFSWVFYLFGAFLLYTAISLARDTDHEDDGDNIVVRFAANHLSMTDKWDGLKLWVRENGKRLMTPMFLVILALGTTDLIFALDSIPAIYGLTQEPYLVFTANVFALMGLRQLYFLLGDLLKRLVYLSQGLAVVLAFIGVKLLLHALHTNELPFINGGEHVPVPEIPTLLSLGVIILTLTITTVASLYKTRVHDVKKAADSPSSLDSH, encoded by the coding sequence ATGAACGTTTCGCAACTCGAATGGATCATCACGCTGTCCGTGACGATCGCCATTCTGCTGTTCGACGTCGTCATCATCGGGCGGCGGCCACACGAGCCGTCGCGACGCGAGACGGGGACGGCGTTGGCCATCTACATCGGTCTTGCCGTGGCCTTCGGGGTGTGGATCTGGTTCTTCCACGGCAGCCAGTACGGAGTGGAGTTCTTCGCCGGCTGGCTCACCGAGTACAGCTTGTCGGTCGACAACCTGTTCGTGTTCCTGATCATCATGGCCAGCTTCAACGTGCCCAGGAAGTACCAGCAGCAGGCACTGCTGGTGGGCATCATCCTCGCGCTGATCTTCCGCGGCATCTTCATCGCGCTCGGCGCCGTGGCCATCAACCAGTTCTCGTGGGTCTTCTACCTGTTCGGCGCCTTCCTGCTCTACACCGCGATCAGCCTGGCCCGTGACACCGACCACGAGGACGACGGCGACAACATCGTCGTCCGGTTCGCCGCCAACCACCTGAGCATGACCGACAAGTGGGACGGTCTGAAGCTGTGGGTGCGGGAGAACGGTAAGCGGCTGATGACGCCGATGTTCCTGGTCATCCTCGCGCTGGGCACGACGGACCTCATCTTCGCGCTGGACTCGATCCCGGCGATCTACGGCCTGACGCAGGAGCCCTACCTGGTGTTCACGGCCAACGTGTTCGCGCTGATGGGCCTGCGCCAGCTGTACTTCCTCCTGGGCGACCTGCTCAAGCGCCTGGTGTACCTGTCGCAGGGGCTGGCGGTCGTGCTGGCGTTCATCGGCGTGAAGCTGCTGCTGCATGCCTTGCACACCAACGAACTGCCGTTCATCAACGGCGGCGAACACGTGCCGGTGCCCGAGATCCCGACCCTGCTGTCGTTGGGCGTGATCATCCTGACGCTGACCATCACCACGGTCGCGAGCCTGTACAAGACCCGCGTCCACGACGTGAAGAAGGCCGCCGACTCACCCTCGTCGCTCGATTCGCACTGA
- the dacB gene encoding D-alanyl-D-alanine carboxypeptidase/D-alanyl-D-alanine endopeptidase yields MRPIRWRRSTHMAVGAAVLLLVAVVVAVAAVLTSGSSTDAAAVKPAPAPVTADPGVVPLPDSAPKPTPRGLAAVLAPALADPNLGDLTGRVSDAITGAELWSQGGDIPMQPASTVKTLTAAAALQVLDRDATLTTRVLTGSRPGVVVLRGGGDPTLSAAPPGQDTWYRDAARISDLAEQVQRSGMEVTAVQVDVSAYSGPTMARGWDPIDIDYGDIAPIESVMLDAGRTQPVSVDSVRSHTPALDAGRALAAALEVDPATVTVLTGSASAGNEIAAVQSPPLISRLRDMMSASDNVMAEAIGREVAAEAGRPQSFDGAVRATLGALQTAGVDTDGAALFDSSGLSVDDRLTAETLDEVVQAAAGEAPKMRPLVDMLPVAGGSGTLSYRYLDTPIVKPAAGFLRAKTGSLTGTNTLTGFVTDISGRVLTFAFLSNNAGPTGRIALDNLAAPLRSCGCST; encoded by the coding sequence ATGCGGCCCATCAGGTGGCGGCGGTCCACGCATATGGCGGTCGGGGCGGCCGTGTTGCTGCTGGTTGCGGTGGTGGTGGCGGTCGCCGCAGTCCTCACGTCGGGTTCGTCGACCGACGCGGCGGCCGTCAAACCCGCCCCGGCTCCCGTCACGGCCGACCCCGGCGTCGTCCCCCTTCCCGACTCCGCGCCCAAGCCGACGCCTCGCGGGCTGGCCGCCGTGTTGGCGCCTGCGCTGGCGGATCCGAACCTCGGTGACCTGACCGGGCGGGTCAGCGACGCGATCACCGGCGCCGAGCTCTGGTCGCAGGGCGGCGACATCCCGATGCAGCCGGCGTCGACGGTGAAGACGCTCACCGCTGCGGCGGCACTGCAGGTACTGGACCGCGACGCCACGTTGACCACCCGTGTGCTGACCGGCAGCAGGCCCGGCGTTGTGGTGCTGCGGGGCGGCGGCGATCCCACGCTGTCTGCGGCGCCACCCGGCCAGGACACCTGGTACCGCGACGCGGCGCGAATCAGCGATTTGGCCGAACAGGTGCAGCGCAGCGGTATGGAGGTGACCGCGGTGCAGGTCGACGTCAGCGCCTACAGCGGACCGACCATGGCGCGAGGATGGGATCCCATCGACATCGACTACGGCGACATCGCGCCGATCGAGTCGGTGATGCTCGACGCCGGTCGCACCCAGCCGGTGAGCGTCGACTCCGTGCGGTCGCACACACCGGCGCTCGACGCCGGCCGCGCGTTGGCCGCGGCGCTCGAGGTCGACCCCGCCACGGTGACGGTGCTTACCGGCAGCGCGAGTGCCGGCAACGAGATCGCCGCCGTGCAGTCGCCGCCCCTGATCTCACGGCTGCGCGACATGATGAGCGCTTCGGACAACGTGATGGCCGAGGCGATCGGCCGCGAGGTGGCGGCCGAGGCCGGCCGCCCGCAGAGCTTCGACGGTGCGGTCCGTGCGACGCTCGGTGCCCTGCAGACGGCCGGCGTCGACACCGACGGCGCCGCACTGTTCGACTCCAGCGGCCTGTCGGTCGACGATCGGCTCACCGCCGAGACGCTCGACGAGGTCGTGCAGGCCGCAGCCGGCGAGGCGCCCAAGATGCGACCGCTCGTCGACATGCTGCCGGTCGCCGGGGGCAGCGGCACGCTGTCGTACCGCTACCTCGACACTCCGATCGTCAAACCCGCAGCCGGTTTCCTGCGCGCCAAGACGGGCTCGTTGACGGGGACGAACACATTGACCGGCTTCGTCACCGACATCAGCGGCCGGGTGCTGACCTTCGCGTTCCTGTCCAACAACGCGGGGCCCACGGGCCGTATCGCGCTCGACAACCTGGCCGCGCCGCTGCGTTCCTGCGGATGCAGCACGTGA
- the hpt gene encoding hypoxanthine phosphoribosyltransferase, protein MHVPEQPAELYPGDIKSVLLSSEEIQAKIAELGTRIGEEYRDAIESSGEDLLLVTVLKGAVFFVTDLARAIPLPTQMEFMAVSSYGSSTSSSGVVRILKDLDRDINGRDVLIVEDIVDSGLTLSWLLRNLATRHPRSLKVCALLRKPDAVRADVDIAHVGFDIPNEFVVGYGLDYAERYRDLNYIGTLDPKVYEQA, encoded by the coding sequence GTGCACGTGCCTGAGCAACCCGCCGAGCTGTATCCCGGCGACATCAAGTCGGTGCTGCTCTCGTCCGAGGAGATCCAGGCCAAGATCGCCGAACTCGGTACGCGGATCGGCGAGGAGTACCGCGACGCGATCGAGTCCAGCGGTGAGGATCTGCTCCTGGTCACGGTGCTCAAGGGCGCGGTGTTCTTCGTCACCGATCTCGCGCGGGCGATCCCGCTGCCGACGCAGATGGAGTTCATGGCCGTCAGCTCGTACGGGTCGTCGACGTCGTCGTCGGGGGTGGTGCGCATCCTCAAGGACCTCGACCGCGACATCAACGGCCGCGACGTGCTGATCGTCGAGGACATCGTCGACTCCGGCCTGACGCTGTCGTGGCTGCTGCGCAACCTCGCAACGCGCCACCCGCGCTCCCTGAAGGTGTGTGCTCTGCTGCGCAAGCCCGACGCGGTGCGCGCCGACGTCGACATCGCCCACGTCGGCTTCGACATTCCCAACGAGTTCGTCGTCGGTTACGGGCTGGACTACGCCGAGCGGTACCGCGACCTCAACTACATCGGCACGCTCGACCCGAAGGTGTACGAGCAGGCTTGA
- a CDS encoding zinc-dependent metalloprotease — translation MQHVSPPAKSALSVGRTVDWNFASTVGEKLARPGPAATDYTRRQVIDQLAEASRTAELPVREVTGLIEGGEIPEARIVDRPQWIRAATRSMCVMTGGEQTDGQRPKITGRITGAQTGAVLAFVSSGILGQYDPFGPGGGELLLVYPNVIAVERQLRVDPHDFRLWVCLHEVTHRVQFRANPWLTEHMAGALAVLTEESGEDVTQVVGRLAEFARSRRESADGAEQNTGGMIGLLRAVQSEPQRAALDRLLVLGTLLEGHADHVMDAVGPAVVPSVTTIRRRFDERRQRRQPPLQRLVRALLGFDAKLSQYTRGKAFVDEVVSTVGMKRFNTVWSGPETLPLPSEIDEPRRWIDRVL, via the coding sequence ATGCAGCACGTGAGCCCGCCCGCCAAGTCGGCACTGTCGGTCGGCCGCACCGTCGACTGGAACTTCGCTTCCACCGTCGGTGAGAAGCTGGCGCGCCCCGGACCGGCAGCCACCGACTACACCCGGCGCCAGGTGATCGATCAACTCGCCGAGGCGTCGCGCACCGCCGAACTTCCGGTGCGCGAGGTGACGGGGCTCATCGAGGGCGGGGAGATCCCCGAGGCCCGCATCGTGGACCGGCCGCAGTGGATCCGCGCCGCGACACGGTCGATGTGCGTCATGACCGGAGGCGAGCAGACCGACGGGCAACGGCCGAAGATCACCGGACGCATCACCGGCGCGCAGACCGGCGCGGTGCTGGCCTTCGTTTCCTCGGGCATCCTCGGCCAGTACGACCCGTTCGGTCCCGGCGGCGGTGAACTGCTGCTGGTCTACCCGAACGTGATCGCGGTGGAGCGTCAGCTGCGGGTCGATCCCCACGACTTCCGGCTGTGGGTCTGCCTGCACGAGGTCACCCACCGGGTGCAGTTCCGTGCCAACCCTTGGTTGACCGAGCACATGGCCGGCGCGCTCGCCGTGCTCACCGAAGAGAGCGGCGAGGACGTCACCCAGGTCGTCGGCAGGCTGGCCGAATTCGCGCGCAGCCGTCGCGAGAGCGCCGACGGCGCCGAGCAGAACACGGGCGGAATGATCGGCCTGTTGCGGGCGGTGCAGTCCGAGCCGCAGCGTGCGGCGCTGGACCGGCTGCTGGTGCTTGGCACGCTGCTCGAGGGCCACGCCGACCATGTGATGGACGCCGTCGGTCCGGCGGTCGTCCCTTCGGTGACCACGATCCGGCGCCGGTTCGACGAACGACGTCAACGCAGACAACCGCCGCTGCAACGGCTGGTGCGGGCCCTGTTGGGTTTCGACGCCAAGCTCAGCCAGTACACGCGCGGCAAGGCGTTCGTCGACGAGGTGGTGTCCACCGTCGGCATGAAGCGGTTCAACACCGTCTGGTCGGGACCCGAAACCCTGCCCCTGCCAAGCGAGATCGACGAGCCACGGCGATGGATCGACCGGGTGCTGTAG
- a CDS encoding 2-oxo-4-hydroxy-4-carboxy-5-ureidoimidazoline decarboxylase, producing MLLHQGIGLEAFNAMPLRRAVHALFECCYSVPLAADLARGRPYPDHDSLFRYADELLFGLSEDSIDSILQAYPNIGRRPGSEKSAAEQCAIWCDEPAVMDQLSAVAKRYLDHFGFGFVMYVNGYSAQDALATMTDRLLNDYETERKVVRGELAHINRTRIERMLGPEGGYDNW from the coding sequence GTGTTGCTGCACCAGGGGATCGGTCTCGAGGCGTTCAACGCGATGCCGTTGCGCAGGGCGGTGCACGCCCTTTTCGAGTGCTGCTACAGCGTCCCGTTGGCCGCGGATCTGGCGCGCGGCCGCCCGTACCCGGATCACGACTCGCTGTTCCGCTACGCCGACGAGTTGCTGTTCGGGTTGTCGGAGGATTCGATCGACTCGATCCTGCAGGCCTACCCGAACATCGGCAGGCGTCCGGGCAGCGAGAAGTCGGCGGCCGAACAGTGCGCGATCTGGTGCGACGAGCCCGCGGTGATGGATCAGCTCTCGGCGGTGGCGAAGAGATACCTCGACCACTTCGGCTTCGGCTTCGTCATGTACGTCAACGGCTACTCCGCTCAGGACGCCCTTGCGACGATGACCGACCGGTTGCTCAACGACTACGAAACCGAACGCAAGGTGGTGCGCGGCGAGTTGGCGCACATCAACCGGACCCGGATCGAGCGCATGCTGGGACCCGAAGGTGGCTACGACAACTGGTGA
- a CDS encoding Pls/PosA family non-ribosomal peptide synthetase, whose amino-acid sequence MREQPESLPADVPAQYLLSPYAPEPRTLIDILYDTARRHADAPAIDDGDVQLTYAELITDIEDSVDWLAARGIGRGDRIGIRMPSGSYALYVAILATLATGAAYVPVDADDPQERADLVFGEANVVGIITEAGLARGPGSSRGWRAAAPLGRDDAWVIFTSGSTGTPKGVAVTHRNAAAFVDAEARMFLQDNPIGPGDRVLAGLSVAFDASCEEMWLAWRHGACLVPAPRSLVRSGMDLGPWLVARDITVVSTVPTLAALWPAEALEAVRLLIFGGEACPPELAERLAVEGREVWNTYGPTEATVVASAARLDGIGPVSIGLPLAGWDLAVVDHSGTPVSPGGVGELVIGGVGLARYLDPEKDAQKYAPMPGLGWARAYRSGDLVRLESDGLFFVGRADDQVKVGGRRVELGEVDAALVNLPGVSGGAAAVRRTDSGTPLLVGYVASTDPSFDLAKARALLTETLPPALVPRVVLVDELPTRTSGKVDRDALPWPVADTDASGAEELAGTMGWLAGLWRDTLAAEVEGPEADFFALGGGSLAAAQLVAALRRRYPQVTVADLYDHPRLGSLAGFLDELDPPTQVPPRSVRPTPRRAQAVQLALSLPLATLTGLQWVVWLAVVNNVLSHWGGSVPWAVRVDWWLVAVGFVLFVTPLGRMSIAALSARLLLGDLKPGTYRRGGSVHLRVWLAERLAEASGAENLAGAPWLVYYARALGNKVGKGVDLHSTPPVTGMLKLGHRSSVEPEVDLSGHWVDGDRFHVGPVTIGNDATIGARTTLLPGAVVGKNADVAPGSGVVGKVKNGQYWKGSPAVKSGKARHPWPDHRPPQAPVWVAVYGATSVLLGGLPLLALGVGLAVICWAAGDAGSVGAAVGPALLWTPVATLAAAACYATLTAVGVRLLSLRLREGYHPVRSRIGWQIWATERLMDAARNYLFPIYASLLTPWWLRLLGAKVARGTEISTALLTPKFTVVQDGAFLADDTMVASYELGGGWIHVAKATIGKRAFLGNSGITQPGRKVPDDGLVAVLSAAPHKAKAGSSWLGSPPVRLRRKPTAADVLRTFHPSARLKALRGLVETCRIVPLIVTFAIGVAVLLTLQWLASSFGWTLAAAAGGVVLLAAGAFAGAIAVLAKWVVVGRIEAVEHPLWSPFVWRNEVSDTFVETVAAPWFARAAAGTPVMNLWLRALGAKIGRGVWCETYWLPEADLVTLERGATVNRGCVVQTHLFHDRIMRMDTVVLEEGSTLGTHCVALPAARIGAGATVGPASLVMRGDEVPKSTRWQGNPIAPWLAPRKRRGEARSPSTPEDTAA is encoded by the coding sequence GTGCGTGAACAGCCCGAAAGCCTTCCGGCCGACGTGCCGGCTCAATACTTGCTGTCGCCGTACGCGCCCGAACCGCGCACGCTCATCGACATCCTCTACGACACCGCGCGCCGCCACGCCGACGCGCCCGCGATCGACGACGGCGACGTTCAGCTCACCTACGCCGAGCTGATCACCGACATCGAGGACAGCGTCGACTGGCTGGCCGCGCGGGGTATCGGCCGCGGTGACCGCATCGGCATCCGGATGCCGTCGGGCAGCTACGCCCTGTATGTGGCGATCCTCGCGACCCTGGCCACCGGTGCCGCCTACGTGCCGGTCGACGCGGACGACCCGCAGGAGCGCGCGGACCTGGTATTCGGGGAAGCCAACGTCGTGGGGATCATCACCGAGGCCGGCCTGGCGCGGGGACCGGGGTCGTCGCGCGGGTGGCGGGCCGCGGCGCCGCTGGGTCGCGACGACGCGTGGGTCATCTTCACCTCCGGCTCGACCGGTACCCCCAAAGGGGTGGCCGTCACCCACCGCAACGCCGCCGCGTTCGTCGATGCCGAAGCCCGGATGTTCCTGCAGGACAACCCGATCGGTCCGGGCGACCGAGTGCTCGCCGGGCTGTCGGTGGCATTCGACGCCTCCTGCGAGGAGATGTGGCTGGCCTGGCGGCACGGCGCCTGCCTGGTGCCCGCACCACGGTCGTTGGTGCGCAGCGGAATGGATCTGGGCCCGTGGCTGGTGGCGCGCGACATCACGGTGGTGTCCACGGTGCCGACCCTGGCCGCGCTGTGGCCGGCCGAGGCGCTGGAGGCGGTGCGGCTGCTGATCTTCGGCGGCGAGGCCTGCCCCCCGGAACTGGCCGAGCGCCTCGCGGTCGAGGGCCGCGAGGTGTGGAACACCTACGGCCCGACGGAGGCGACCGTGGTGGCCAGTGCGGCGCGACTCGACGGAATCGGCCCGGTCAGCATCGGCCTGCCGCTGGCCGGCTGGGACCTGGCGGTCGTCGACCACAGCGGCACACCGGTGTCCCCCGGCGGCGTCGGTGAGCTCGTCATCGGTGGCGTGGGCCTGGCCCGCTACCTCGACCCGGAGAAGGACGCGCAGAAGTATGCGCCGATGCCCGGCCTCGGCTGGGCGCGCGCCTACCGCAGCGGCGATCTGGTGCGCCTGGAGTCCGACGGGCTGTTCTTCGTCGGGCGGGCCGACGACCAGGTCAAGGTCGGCGGACGGCGCGTCGAACTGGGCGAGGTCGACGCCGCGCTGGTCAACCTGCCCGGCGTCAGCGGGGGCGCGGCAGCGGTACGCAGGACCGACAGCGGGACACCGCTGCTGGTCGGCTATGTCGCGAGCACCGACCCGTCGTTCGACCTGGCCAAGGCGCGCGCGCTGCTGACCGAGACCCTGCCGCCGGCGCTGGTGCCGCGGGTCGTCCTGGTCGACGAGCTGCCGACCCGCACCTCGGGCAAGGTCGACCGCGACGCCCTGCCGTGGCCGGTGGCCGATACCGACGCTTCCGGGGCCGAGGAACTCGCAGGCACCATGGGGTGGCTTGCCGGACTGTGGCGGGACACCCTCGCCGCTGAGGTCGAGGGTCCGGAGGCGGATTTCTTCGCCCTCGGGGGCGGCTCGCTGGCCGCCGCCCAACTCGTCGCCGCCCTGCGCAGGCGCTATCCGCAGGTGACCGTCGCCGACCTCTACGACCATCCCCGGCTCGGGTCGCTGGCCGGCTTCCTCGACGAACTCGACCCCCCGACGCAGGTGCCGCCGCGCAGCGTCAGGCCGACACCCCGGCGGGCCCAGGCGGTGCAGCTGGCCCTGTCGCTGCCGCTGGCCACGCTGACCGGCCTGCAGTGGGTGGTCTGGCTGGCGGTGGTCAACAACGTCCTCAGCCACTGGGGCGGGTCGGTGCCCTGGGCGGTCCGGGTGGACTGGTGGCTGGTCGCCGTGGGCTTCGTCCTGTTCGTCACGCCGCTCGGACGCATGAGCATCGCGGCGTTGAGCGCCCGGCTGCTGCTCGGCGACCTGAAGCCGGGTACCTACCGGCGCGGCGGGTCGGTGCACCTGCGGGTGTGGCTGGCCGAGCGGCTCGCCGAGGCCAGCGGCGCCGAAAACCTCGCGGGTGCACCGTGGTTGGTGTATTACGCCCGTGCGCTGGGCAACAAGGTCGGCAAGGGCGTCGACCTGCACTCCACACCACCGGTGACCGGCATGCTCAAACTGGGTCACCGCAGCTCGGTCGAGCCCGAGGTCGACCTGTCCGGGCACTGGGTCGACGGCGATCGCTTCCACGTCGGCCCCGTCACCATCGGCAACGACGCCACCATCGGCGCGCGAACCACCCTGCTGCCGGGGGCTGTCGTCGGCAAGAACGCCGACGTGGCACCGGGTTCCGGGGTGGTCGGCAAGGTGAAGAACGGGCAGTACTGGAAGGGTTCACCGGCGGTCAAGTCCGGCAAGGCACGCCATCCGTGGCCGGATCACCGACCACCGCAGGCGCCGGTCTGGGTGGCCGTGTACGGCGCCACGTCGGTGCTGCTCGGCGGTCTGCCGCTGTTGGCCCTCGGCGTCGGTCTGGCCGTGATCTGTTGGGCGGCGGGCGATGCCGGTTCGGTGGGCGCGGCGGTCGGGCCTGCGCTGCTGTGGACACCGGTGGCGACGCTGGCGGCGGCCGCGTGCTACGCCACCTTGACGGCGGTGGGGGTACGCCTGCTGTCTTTGCGGCTGCGCGAGGGTTACCACCCGGTGCGCAGCCGCATCGGGTGGCAGATATGGGCCACCGAACGGCTGATGGACGCCGCCCGCAACTACCTGTTCCCGATTTATGCGAGCCTGCTCACGCCGTGGTGGCTGCGCCTGCTGGGCGCGAAAGTGGCTCGCGGAACGGAGATCTCGACAGCACTGCTGACGCCGAAGTTCACCGTGGTGCAGGACGGCGCGTTCCTGGCCGACGACACCATGGTCGCCTCCTACGAACTCGGCGGCGGGTGGATCCACGTCGCCAAGGCGACGATCGGCAAGCGGGCGTTCCTCGGTAACTCCGGCATCACCCAACCCGGCCGTAAGGTGCCCGACGACGGACTGGTCGCCGTGCTCTCGGCAGCCCCGCACAAGGCGAAGGCCGGCTCGTCGTGGCTGGGCAGCCCGCCGGTACGGTTGCGGCGCAAGCCCACAGCAGCCGATGTGCTCCGCACCTTCCACCCGTCGGCGCGCTTGAAGGCGCTGCGCGGGCTGGTGGAGACATGCCGGATCGTGCCGCTGATCGTGACCTTCGCGATCGGTGTCGCGGTCCTGCTGACGCTGCAATGGCTGGCTTCCTCGTTCGGCTGGACGCTCGCAGCGGCGGCAGGCGGGGTGGTGCTGCTGGCCGCGGGCGCGTTCGCCGGCGCCATCGCAGTCCTGGCGAAATGGGTCGTCGTGGGGCGCATCGAGGCCGTCGAACACCCGTTGTGGTCGCCGTTCGTCTGGCGTAACGAGGTGTCCGACACGTTCGTCGAGACCGTCGCCGCGCCGTGGTTCGCCCGCGCCGCGGCAGGGACCCCGGTGATGAACCTGTGGCTTCGGGCCCTGGGCGCCAAGATCGGCCGCGGCGTCTGGTGCGAGACCTACTGGCTCCCGGAAGCCGACCTCGTCACGCTCGAGCGCGGTGCCACGGTCAACCGCGGTTGCGTGGTGCAGACCCACCTCTTCCACGACCGCATCATGCGAATGGACACCGTTGTGCTGGAGGAGGGTTCGACGCTCGGCACGCACTGCGTGGCGCTGCCTGCGGCCCGCATCGGTGCAGGTGCGACCGTCGGCCCCGCGTCGCTGGTGATGCGCGGCGACGAGGTCCCGAAGTCGACGCGCTGGCAGGGCAATCCGATCGCACCGTGGCTCGCCCCGCGCAAGAGGCGTGGCGAGGCGCGCTCACCGTCGACACCCGAAGAC
- the tilS gene encoding tRNA lysidine(34) synthetase TilS, with the protein MDRPGAVATVRAAVAAFARQHGLDDERWCVALSGGADSLALTAVAAGIRPTTALIVDHQLQPESAAIAQAAAEQARSLGCVGAEVIRVEVGATGGPEAAARAARYQALEAARGGAPVVLAHTLDDQAETVLLGLGRGSGARSLAGMRALDPPWCRPLLDVRRDVTHSACAELGLLPWQDPHNTDRRFTRVRLRTEVLPLLEDVLGGGVAEALARTATLLRADSDLLDELAGRALPDMTGTDGLSVERLVNLPDALRLRVIRGWLLAGGACGLTERHIRGVDSLVRDWRGQGGVAVGSTLREQRLVAGRRGGMLTLHTEAV; encoded by the coding sequence ATGGATCGACCGGGTGCTGTAGCCACGGTGCGGGCCGCCGTCGCGGCGTTCGCCCGGCAGCACGGCCTCGACGACGAGCGCTGGTGTGTGGCACTGTCCGGCGGGGCCGATTCGCTTGCGCTGACGGCGGTCGCCGCGGGCATCCGGCCGACCACGGCGCTGATCGTCGACCACCAACTGCAGCCCGAGTCGGCAGCGATCGCGCAGGCCGCCGCCGAGCAGGCCCGGTCCCTGGGATGCGTTGGGGCCGAGGTGATCCGGGTGGAGGTCGGCGCAACGGGCGGACCGGAGGCGGCGGCGCGCGCCGCCCGTTACCAGGCTCTCGAGGCGGCCCGCGGCGGCGCGCCCGTGGTGCTCGCTCACACACTGGACGACCAGGCAGAGACCGTACTGCTGGGTCTGGGCCGCGGCTCGGGTGCGCGCTCGCTGGCCGGCATGCGCGCCTTGGATCCGCCGTGGTGCCGGCCGCTACTCGATGTCCGCCGCGATGTGACGCACTCCGCGTGTGCCGAGCTGGGGCTGCTGCCGTGGCAGGATCCACACAACACCGACCGCCGGTTCACCCGCGTGCGGCTGCGCACCGAGGTGCTGCCACTGTTGGAGGACGTGCTCGGCGGCGGGGTCGCCGAGGCGCTGGCCCGCACGGCGACCCTACTGCGCGCCGACAGCGACCTGCTCGACGAACTGGCGGGCCGGGCACTGCCCGACATGACGGGGACCGACGGGTTGTCCGTCGAGCGGCTCGTGAATCTGCCGGATGCCCTGCGGCTGAGGGTGATTCGCGGGTGGTTGCTCGCCGGCGGCGCCTGCGGGCTGACCGAAAGGCACATCCGCGGTGTGGACTCGTTGGTGAGGGACTGGCGCGGACAGGGCGGGGTGGCGGTGGGGTCGACGCTGCGCGAGCAGCGGCTGGTCGCCGGACGCCGGGGCGGCATGCTGACCCTGCACACCGAAGCCGTGTGA
- a CDS encoding inorganic diphosphatase gives MQLEVVIEIPKGSRNKYEVDHDTGRVKLDRYLYTSMAYPTDYGFFENTLGEDGDPLDALLLLPESVFPGCIVEARPVAMFQMTDEAGGDDKVLCVPADDQRWDHIQDLADVPSFELEAIKHFFVHYKDLEPGKYVKAADWVGRDKAEAEVQASVKRYQEQGH, from the coding sequence GTGCAGCTTGAAGTAGTGATCGAGATCCCGAAGGGTTCGCGGAACAAGTACGAGGTGGATCACGACACCGGCCGGGTCAAGCTGGATCGCTATCTGTACACGTCGATGGCCTATCCGACCGACTACGGCTTCTTCGAGAACACCCTGGGCGAGGACGGTGACCCGCTGGACGCGCTGCTGCTGCTACCGGAGTCGGTGTTTCCCGGCTGCATCGTCGAAGCACGTCCGGTCGCGATGTTCCAGATGACCGACGAGGCCGGAGGCGACGACAAGGTGCTCTGCGTGCCCGCCGACGACCAGCGGTGGGACCACATTCAGGACCTCGCCGACGTGCCGTCGTTCGAACTCGAGGCGATCAAGCACTTCTTCGTCCACTACAAGGACCTCGAGCCCGGCAAGTACGTCAAGGCCGCAGACTGGGTCGGCCGCGACAAGGCCGAGGCCGAGGTGCAGGCGTCGGTGAAGCGATACCAGGAACAGGGCCACTGA